Proteins encoded in a region of the Quercus lobata isolate SW786 chromosome 8, ValleyOak3.0 Primary Assembly, whole genome shotgun sequence genome:
- the LOC115956658 gene encoding uncharacterized protein LOC115956658 translates to MIESKYESHKPSYYKVWDSKQKAIRKMFGNWEESYQRLQKLLMTYIDQDPTTQVIYRTAPTSEDDTVFLHYVFWSFGPCIDRFKYCKSVISIDGTYLYGKYQEKLLVIMATDANNKVFPFAFVVVDCESRSSWRWFLQCLRDTIDHMIPDEDICIISDRNLELDSKVSSVESGICYSGSKIDTIMESIKQVEIEAIMNKKKVMGKDSKEKDFLPYTYLVSKSVDMWTQSHDGGKYFGVMTTNISKCFNGVLKGARGLPIAAMIKFTWSKLVEYFYNRHKEITYKLLEGKKLSTYAFSM, encoded by the exons ATGATAGAGTCGAAATATGAGAGCCATAAGCCTTCTTACTACAAGGTATGGGATTCAAAACAAAAGGCGATTAGAAAGATGTTTGGGAATTGGGAagagtcttaccaaaggttgcAAAAGTTGCTAATGACATATATTGATCAAGATCCGACTACCCAGGTGATCTATCGTACCGCACCCACCAGTGAAGATGACACCGTATTTTTGCATTATGTGTTTTGGTCTTTCGGTCCATGCATTGATAGATTCAAATATTGCAAGTCGGTTATCAGTATTGATGGGACCTATCTGTATGGTAAATATCAAGAAAAGTTGTTGGTCATAATGGCAACTGACGCTAACAACAAGGTATTCCCTTTCGCCTTTGTTGTTGTGGATTGTGAGTCAAGGTCCAGTTGGAGGTGGTTTTTACAATGCCTCAGAGATACGATTGACCACATGATACCTGACGAAGACATTTGCATAATTTCTGACCGAAATCTCG AACTCGACTCTAAAGTTAGCAGCGTTGAAAGCGGGATATGCTATTCAGGAAGTAAAATTGATACCATAATGGAGTCCATTAAGCAAGTGGAAATTGAGGCCATTATGAATAAAAAGAAGGTGATGGGGAAGGATAGCAAGGAAAAGGATTTTCTTCCATACACATACCTAGTGAGCAAGTCTGTGGATATGTGGACccagtcacatgatggtggGAAATATTTTGGGGTAATGACAACCAATATATCAAAGTGCTTTAATGGTGTACTGAAAGGTGCACGGGGCCTTCCTATTGCCGCAATGATTAAGTTCACTTGGTCCAAACTTGTTGAATATTTCTACAACCGGCACAAAGAAATTACTTATAAGTTGTTGGAGGGTAAGAAATTGAGTACATATGCCTTCTCCATGTGA
- the LOC115956383 gene encoding syntaxin-61-like, which produces MPSAQDPFYVVKEEIQESIDKLQSTFHQWEHIPSNTGEQLHLTKELLASCESIEWQVDELDKAIAVAARDPSWYSIDEVELEKRRRWTSTARMQVGTMKKAVEAGKESNGTGTTGLSGMRRELMRMPDSHKADGSNHYNAQDNDDFIASESDRQLLLIKQQDEELDELSASVERIGGVGLTIHEELLAQEKIIDELGMEMDSTSNRLDFVQKKVAMVMKKAGVKGQIMMILFLVVLFIILFILVFLT; this is translated from the exons ATGCCTTCTGCTCAAGATCCATTTTATGTAGTGAAAGAGGAGATTCAAGAATCT ATTGATAAGTTGCAATCCACTTTTCACCAATGGGAGCATATTCCTTCTAATACTGGAGAGCAATTACATCTCACAAAGGAACTGCTTGCTAGTTGtgagagcattgaatggcag GTGGATGAATTGGACAAAGCAATTGCTGTAGCAGCTAGAGATCCATCTTGGTATAGCATTGACGAGGTGGAACTTGAAAAGCGAAGAAGATGGACCAGCACTGCTCGAATGCAG GTGGGCACCATGAAGAAAGCAGTAGAAGCTGGAAAAGAGTCAAATGGGACTGGCACTACTGGTTTGAGTGGAATGCGCCGTGAATTAATGAGGATGCCAGATTCTCACAAGGCAGATGGATCTAATCACTACAATGCCCAAGATAATGATGACTTCATAGCATCAGAATCAGATAGGCAGCTGCTGCTGATAAA GCAGCAGGATGAAGAGTTAGATGAACTTAGTGCAAGCGTAGAGAGAATTGGAGGTGTTGGGCTTACTATACATGAAGAGCTCCTTGCACAG GAGAAAATTATAGATGAATTGGGTATGGAAATGGACAGTACATCAAATCGTCTTGATTTTGTTCAG AAAAAGGTGGCTATGGTCATGAAGAAGGCTGGTGTGAAGGGCCAGATCatgatgatattgtttttggtggtTCTGTTTATCATCTTATTCATTCTGGTCTTTTTGACCTAG